A stretch of Aedes aegypti strain LVP_AGWG chromosome 2, AaegL5.0 Primary Assembly, whole genome shotgun sequence DNA encodes these proteins:
- the LOC5576999 gene encoding malate synthase, whose amino-acid sequence MEILKDVCIERAPHRLETAYGEIFTKGALQFLQDLFAEFDCEVEKLLRRRLERQLNIKQGKWKPEFRNNSEELDWKINDLPVRLRNRKLDLGDVSPANTTNFVDSLYAKVQGIQVDFDDGHCPTWRNTVQGLYNVTAAVHARLPGSPANIEDCPILMLRPRAFNMIEHHCMVNGKQVIGPLFDFAILMYHNANLMAELGVGPYFYLSKIEGPNETQLWNKIFTWTEHRLNLRSGTIKACVLIENILAAYRMEDILHSMKEHAIGLNCGIWDYSASIIAKFGDKPDFMIPDRNKYVNMGQPFLKNYMTLLIHICHKRGALATGGMAAKILPNGKGSGNVIEEIVNGVKSAKSVEIAAGVDGFMIYDLRMVDAINELWDWKCPTENQLHCLPDIDHVTGYSLIKIPEGGVTMQGLSNNITVALLFIYHWLTGSGVFYLNGAVEDSATAEISRSQIWQWIRHKAPIEDKPDVHVTRAMVYTMLEGIIAKAYKTWCTSIPDRKRLLSSKYILLEIISSRSYIEYITTYLSDSHKFRTLHNKNDGLESNCKVKKW is encoded by the exons ATGGAAATCCTGAAAGACGTTTGCATCGAAAGGGCACCCCATCGATTAGAAACTGCGTATGGAGAGATATTTACGAAAGGTGCATTGCAGTTTCTACAGGATCTGTTCGCCGAATTTGATTGCGAGGTTGAAAAG CTGTTGAGACGGAGGCTTGAGCGACAACTGAACATCAAGCAGGGCAAATGGAAACCAGAATTTAGGAACAACAGCGAAGAATTGGATTGGAAAATTAACGACCTACCCGTGCGGCTCAGGAATAGAAAATTGGATCTAGGAGATGTCAGTCCAGCAAACACGACCAATTTCGTCGATAGCTTGTATGCCAAAGTCCAAGGCATTCAGGTCGACTTTGATGATGGTCATTGTCCAACGTGGAGAAATACGGTGCAAGGATTATACAATGTAACTGCAGCGGTGCACGCCAGGCTACCAGGGTCTCCTGCCAATATTGAAGATTGTCCCATTTTGATGCTCAGACCGAGAGCTTTCAACATGATTGAACACCACTGTATGGTGAACGGAAAGCAGGTTATCGGACCCTTGTTTGACTTTGCCATTCTGATGTATCATAATGCTAATTTAATGGCTGAGTTAGGAGTTGGGCCTTACTTTTATTTATCAAAG ATTGAAGGCCCGAATGAAACTCAGTTGtggaacaaaattttcacatggACTGAGCATCGACTGAACCTGCGAAGTGGAACGATCAAGGCCTGCGTCCTTATCGAAAACATTCTTGCGGCCTACCGCATGGAAGACATACTTCACTCTATGAAAGAACATGCAATTGGATTGAACTGCGGCATTTGGGATTACTCGGCGAGCATCATTGCCAAGTTTGGTGACAAACCGGATTTTATGATACCTGATCGCAACAAATATGTTAACATGGGCCAACCTTTCTTGAAAAACTATATGACCTTATTGATACACATTTGCCACAAACGTGGAGCATTGGCGACCGGTGGAATGGCTGCCAAAATTTTACCTAATGGAAAAGGATCAGGCAATGT CATCGAAGAAATTGTAAATGGCGTCAAGTCAGCAAAATCTGTCGAAATTGCCGCCGGCGTGGACGGGTTCATGATCTATGATTTGCGAATGGTAGATGCGATCAATGAATTATGGGACTGGAAGTGTCCAACTGAAAACCAACTGCATTGTCTTCCCGATATTGATCATGTAACAGGGTACAGCCTAATCAAGATTCCAGAGGGTGGTGTAACGATGCAGGGATTGAG TAACAATATTACAGTGGCCTTGTTATTCATCTACCATTGGTTGACCGGAAGCGGAGTGTTCTATTTGAATGGGGCCGTCGAAGATTCCGCAACAGCGGAGATATCTCGTTCGCAAATATGGCAATGGATTCGTCACAAAGCACCAATTGAGGATAAACCGGACGTGCACGTTACTAGGGCAATGGTTTACACAATGCTGGAAGGCATTATTGCCAAAGCGTACAAAACCTGGTGCACCTCGATACCGGACAGGAAGCGATTGCTTTCGTCAAAATATATCCTGTTGGAGATTATTTCATCGCGTAGCTATATTGAGTACATTACAACCTACCTCAGCGACAGCCACAAATTTCGAACACTACATAATAAAAACGATGGACTTGAATCAAATTGTAAAGTGAAAAAATGGTAA